A window of the Schistocerca nitens isolate TAMUIC-IGC-003100 chromosome 5, iqSchNite1.1, whole genome shotgun sequence genome harbors these coding sequences:
- the LOC126260478 gene encoding putative gustatory receptor 28a translates to MNAMHTTQNAVHCLLKISKILGTAPISFEDNKGKYVVSSGCKCYSTLMASLILILVTCGAATRLSQLTGIMDDVVLRIDTYNILLGVVTAIFLMLRSVTLKQRYVDIWCMNLLSVDIFLYRNNEPEYFKISRLVRRMLFGVVLISFIIYSGFILIPEYRFQFDLLIPLYFCFGLRNIVVLQFFTFNVVLYRRFLYLNKRLLEIFCFRSECDLDRIISLLLKANTRNYISVFPHQLRSKDSCHLSLRERLEYRLTPNMRFPTQMTLKLKGCVPISHIQKVHCLLHDMARYVTAGFGVQIVIEVTFSFFNVVVNTYILVARLLQKEVVSCGQPAGMILMDCLPWLLMSASRLVLIACSSEAVAEQSNRMLELVNKLLLVLPQGDYEHHTALQKFARQLHYNRLSYSAARLFTIDRSLVTSCVATITTYLVILIQFSMAKITVQQNNKYSC, encoded by the coding sequence ATGAATGCGATGCATACGACGCAAAATGCAGTACACTGCCTTCTCAAGATCAGCAAAATACTTGGTACTGCTCCAATTTCCTTCGAAGATAATAAGGGGAAATACGTTGTTTCAAGTGGATGCAAATGCTACTCTACTTTGATGGCTTCACTGATTCTAATTTTAGTAACTTGTGGTGCAGCTACACGACTGTCACAGCTGACTGGTATTATGGATGACGTTGTGTTACGTATCGACACATACAATATTCTCCTCGGAGTTGTTACGGCTATTTTCTTAATGTTACGGAGCGTTACACTGAAGCAGAGATACGTTGATATATGGTGCATGAATCTGCTTTCAGTTGATATATTTCTGTACAGAAATAATGAACCTGAATACTTCAAAATTTCAAGGCTTGTGAGACGAATGTTATTCGGAGTGGTACTTATATCATTTATAATATATAGCGGATTTATATTGATACCAGAATATCGATTTCAGTTTGACCTATTAATTCCACTATATTTTTGCTTTGGTCTGAGAAATATTGTCGTACTGCAGTTTTTTACGTTTAATGTCGTCCTATACCGAAggtttctgtatttgaataaacgattgcttgaaatattttgttttcgTTCAGAGTGCGATCTTGACCGTATAATATCACTGTTGCTGAAAGCAAATACAAGAAATTATATTTCAGTGTTTCCACACCAATTGCGTTCTAAAGACTCATGCCATTTATCACTCAGGGAGCGATTAGAATACAGGTTGACACCTAACATGAGATTCCCTACACAAATGACGTTAAAATTAAAGGGCTGTGTTCCCATATCTCATATACAAAAGGTGCATTGCCTCCTACATGACATGGCAAGATATGTCACTGCCGGATTTGGCGTACAGATTGTCATAGAGGTAACGTTTTCTTTCTTTAACGTTGTGGTGAATACTTACATTCTTGTAGCTCGCCTTcttcagaaagaagttgtttcgtGTGGCCAACCGGCAGGAATGATTTTGATGGACTGTCTTCCCTGGTTGCTGATGTCAGCTTCGCGGCTGGTCCTCATAGCGTGTAGCAGTGAAGCGGTCGCCGAGCAGTCCAACCGCATGCTGGAGCTGGTCAACAAACTGCTGCTGGTATTGCCACAAGGGGACTACGAACACCACACGGCTCTGCAGAAGTTCGCCCGCCAGCTGCACTACAACCGACTTAGCTACAGCGCTGCAAGACTCTTCACCATTGACAGGTCGCTGGTAACCAGCTGTGTGGCCACCATCACCACATACCTGGTGATCCTCATACAGTTCTCTATGGCAAAGATCACGGTGCAACAAAATAACAAGTACAGTTGTTAA